One region of Pseudoalteromonas galatheae genomic DNA includes:
- the ccoP gene encoding cytochrome-c oxidase, cbb3-type subunit III — protein sequence MTSFWSIWVIVLTLACLALIFGLLIWNLKNYVGVKEGESCGHEFDGIEELNNPLPKWWTYMFFATFVWSVYYLAAYPGLGNFAGFLNWTSSNQGVTTLAESKNAIAEAHESGQWVQLDKEVEAAEARFGPIFQEFAKQDVLTLAKNEEALEIGQRLFSQNCAQCHGSDARGGAGFPNLTDKDWLYGGTPDKIKETLLKGRVAAMPPWQDALGDQGIKEMTAYVLSLSGRTVNQKDADAGKAKFAMCAACHGMDGKGSVAHNLPFGAPNLTDNIWLYGGSQRAVEDTLRHGRAGVMPAWKDILGEDKVHLLTAYVYSLSQDQ from the coding sequence ATGACTAGCTTTTGGAGTATTTGGGTTATTGTACTAACCCTAGCATGTCTAGCTCTGATTTTCGGCCTGCTGATTTGGAACCTGAAAAACTATGTGGGTGTCAAAGAAGGCGAAAGCTGTGGTCACGAGTTCGACGGAATTGAGGAACTAAACAATCCACTGCCTAAGTGGTGGACTTACATGTTCTTCGCAACGTTTGTTTGGTCAGTATACTATCTGGCTGCTTATCCAGGTCTTGGTAACTTCGCTGGTTTCTTAAACTGGACGAGCTCTAACCAAGGTGTTACTACCTTAGCTGAGTCTAAAAATGCGATAGCTGAAGCACATGAAAGTGGTCAGTGGGTACAGCTTGATAAAGAAGTTGAAGCAGCTGAAGCTCGTTTTGGTCCTATCTTCCAAGAGTTTGCAAAGCAGGATGTACTAACGCTTGCAAAAAATGAAGAAGCACTTGAAATCGGTCAGCGTTTATTCTCGCAAAACTGTGCACAATGCCACGGCTCAGATGCTCGTGGTGGTGCTGGCTTCCCTAACCTAACTGACAAAGACTGGTTATATGGTGGCACACCTGACAAAATCAAAGAAACACTACTTAAAGGTCGTGTTGCTGCGATGCCACCTTGGCAAGATGCGCTTGGTGATCAAGGTATTAAAGAGATGACCGCCTATGTGCTAAGCCTTTCCGGCCGTACGGTTAACCAGAAAGACGCTGATGCAGGTAAAGCTAAATTTGCAATGTGTGCCGCATGTCACGGTATGGATGGCAAAGGCTCTGTTGCACATAATCTGCCATTTGGTGCACCAAACTTAACCGACAATATCTGGCTATATGGTGGTTCTCAACGTGCAGTTGAAGACACACTTCGCCACGGCCGTGCAGGTGTAATGCCAGCGTGGAAAGATATCTTAGGTGAAGATAAAGTACATCTTCTAACAGCTTATGTTTATAGCCTATCACAAGACCAATAA
- a CDS encoding FixH family protein: MNPTPWYKNFWPWFLIFFPLVTVVACIFLITFAVGNGPDMVVDDYYKKGKAINLELSKFDKAKALYLHGDLKVAEQKVTFKFTKGDASKVHALKLSFYHRTIEKYDFSVTLTKNASGEFTGLFDEPHSGAFTVFIEPMDSSWKMKEKIQLPHDGIIAVTPQYK, encoded by the coding sequence ATGAACCCTACCCCTTGGTATAAGAATTTTTGGCCTTGGTTTTTAATTTTCTTCCCACTCGTTACTGTTGTTGCCTGTATTTTCCTCATCACATTTGCAGTCGGTAATGGTCCTGATATGGTCGTTGATGACTACTACAAAAAAGGTAAAGCAATCAATCTCGAGCTGAGTAAATTTGATAAAGCAAAGGCACTCTATTTACATGGTGATCTGAAAGTAGCTGAGCAGAAAGTCACCTTTAAATTTACAAAAGGTGATGCTTCTAAAGTACATGCTTTAAAACTCTCCTTTTACCACCGCACCATTGAGAAATACGACTTTTCTGTCACTCTAACCAAAAACGCCAGTGGCGAATTTACGGGTTTATTTGATGAGCCACATAGCGGGGCATTTACCGTATTTATTGAACCTATGGATAGTAGTTGGAAAATGAAAGAGAAAATTCAACTGCCACATGATGGTATTATCGCGGTCACTCCACAGTATAAGTAA
- a CDS encoding heavy metal translocating P-type ATPase: MANSCFHCLEPIPKGFVGSVTFEGNAQPVCCIGCQAVAETIISQGMSDYYTYRTESAGKVEELVPEQLKMLLSYDNDEIQEDFVEISGEHKEVLLSVEGISCAACAWLIEKQLLALGGIIRVDVNTSTHRAMIVWQDKHVKLSDIIKSLMEIGYKAYPFQADEEAAQKQAVAKAYIRRLGVAGLMTMQVMMFAFAMYFGMFSGMEEDFEQYFRWISLVLASPVILYSAMPFLTNAVKGLKAKQLNMDLPVSLAIFGAYGASTYATFMEVGEVYFESICMFTFLLLLGKYLEFRARLKASEFTANLQKLLPLTARKVDENNNEQHIAAKKLKLNELILVKAGETIPADGLVIKGHTTVDESMMTGEHLPVKKYQGHQVYAGTVNHDGVITLEINKIGQNTLLNQIIRLQHNALTKRPKLVEITDKVAQWFVACLLVFASITAIGWYPISPDKAFWVTISVLVATCPCALSLAIPTALTCAVASLTKKGILIKEAHVLETATKLTRVAFDKTGTLTEGRFSIKHIELLQTEYNEQQVLDFAAALERFSEHPIARAFAHITPTENLVQDVEVVAGSGIRGHWQGVNIALGKSHWFDNHASFAQATLFINNNAVADFYFNDKVKNNAETVVEQLQQAGLTCHMLTGDSSNAGKELSQQLALNSYQSACTPEIKQQAVEAWSKQGEIVAMVGDGINDSPVFNSAHLSVAMDTGADISKNTADVVLLNSDLNAILALQQVAKQTRRIVKQNLTISLLYNGSILPLAALGLIPPWIAVIGMSASSIIVIGNSLRLLKL, translated from the coding sequence ATGGCAAATTCGTGTTTTCATTGTTTGGAGCCTATTCCTAAGGGGTTTGTAGGCTCGGTTACCTTTGAGGGTAACGCACAACCGGTTTGCTGTATTGGCTGCCAGGCCGTTGCTGAAACCATAATTTCTCAAGGTATGAGTGACTACTACACTTACCGCACAGAAAGTGCAGGTAAAGTTGAAGAGCTCGTACCTGAGCAACTAAAAATGCTACTCAGCTATGATAATGACGAGATCCAAGAGGACTTCGTCGAAATTAGCGGTGAGCATAAAGAGGTACTTCTCAGTGTTGAAGGGATAAGCTGCGCCGCTTGTGCTTGGCTTATCGAAAAGCAACTGCTAGCGCTTGGCGGTATCATCCGTGTTGATGTTAATACCTCTACCCATCGCGCCATGATTGTATGGCAAGATAAGCACGTTAAGCTAAGCGATATCATCAAATCCTTAATGGAAATAGGCTATAAGGCATACCCGTTTCAAGCCGATGAAGAAGCCGCACAGAAACAAGCCGTAGCAAAAGCATATATTCGTCGTTTAGGTGTTGCTGGCCTTATGACTATGCAAGTGATGATGTTTGCATTTGCCATGTACTTTGGCATGTTTTCAGGTATGGAAGAGGACTTTGAACAGTACTTTCGTTGGATAAGCCTCGTGCTTGCCTCCCCTGTTATTCTATATTCAGCAATGCCATTTTTAACCAATGCAGTTAAAGGTCTGAAAGCTAAACAACTGAATATGGATTTGCCTGTTTCACTTGCTATATTCGGGGCCTACGGCGCCAGCACTTACGCTACTTTTATGGAAGTCGGCGAAGTCTATTTTGAATCCATCTGTATGTTTACCTTCTTGCTGTTGTTAGGTAAATATCTTGAGTTCAGAGCCAGACTCAAAGCCAGTGAGTTTACAGCGAATCTACAAAAGCTGCTGCCATTAACCGCCAGAAAGGTTGATGAGAATAACAACGAACAACATATTGCCGCCAAGAAGCTAAAACTGAACGAGCTGATATTAGTTAAGGCTGGAGAAACTATTCCTGCGGATGGCTTAGTGATTAAAGGCCATACCACCGTTGATGAGTCGATGATGACAGGCGAACATTTGCCAGTTAAAAAATATCAAGGCCATCAAGTGTATGCAGGAACCGTGAATCATGACGGTGTAATTACGTTAGAGATCAATAAAATTGGGCAAAATACCCTGCTCAACCAAATTATTCGACTACAGCACAATGCACTCACCAAACGCCCTAAGTTGGTGGAAATCACCGATAAAGTTGCGCAATGGTTTGTTGCCTGTCTATTAGTTTTTGCCTCAATTACCGCCATCGGCTGGTACCCTATTTCACCAGATAAGGCGTTTTGGGTCACGATTTCGGTGTTAGTGGCAACTTGCCCTTGCGCATTGAGCCTAGCTATACCAACCGCACTTACCTGCGCCGTTGCATCACTTACGAAAAAAGGAATTTTGATTAAAGAGGCTCATGTCTTAGAAACGGCCACCAAACTGACTCGTGTTGCTTTTGACAAAACAGGTACCCTTACCGAAGGGCGTTTCTCAATTAAACACATTGAGTTACTGCAAACGGAATATAACGAGCAACAAGTCTTAGATTTCGCAGCAGCGTTAGAGCGCTTTTCTGAACACCCAATCGCTCGTGCATTTGCGCATATCACCCCAACCGAAAATCTAGTTCAAGACGTCGAAGTGGTGGCAGGCTCAGGTATTCGTGGTCACTGGCAAGGTGTCAATATTGCCCTTGGGAAGAGCCATTGGTTTGATAACCACGCGTCATTTGCTCAAGCTACCTTGTTCATTAACAACAACGCAGTTGCAGATTTTTACTTCAATGACAAAGTAAAAAACAATGCAGAAACAGTGGTTGAACAGTTACAACAAGCGGGTCTTACATGCCACATGCTAACTGGGGATAGCTCTAATGCGGGCAAAGAGTTATCGCAGCAGTTAGCCTTAAATAGCTACCAAAGTGCTTGCACACCAGAGATTAAGCAACAAGCAGTCGAAGCTTGGTCCAAACAAGGCGAGATTGTCGCTATGGTTGGTGATGGTATTAACGACAGCCCAGTATTCAATAGCGCTCACTTGTCAGTTGCGATGGATACCGGTGCTGATATCTCAAAAAATACCGCTGATGTGGTGCTGTTAAATAGCGATTTAAATGCCATTTTGGCCCTCCAACAGGTTGCTAAACAAACGCGCAGAATAGTAAAGCAAAACCTCACTATATCACTTTTATATAACGGCTCAATTTTGCCTCTCGCTGCACTCGGCCTCATTCCACCTTGGATTGCAGTCATAGGTATGTCAGCCAGCTCGATCATCGTGATCGGTAATTCATTAAGGTTATTAAAGCTATGA
- the ccoS gene encoding cbb3-type cytochrome oxidase assembly protein CcoS, protein MSIIYVLIPIAILFVIIAIGIFFWAVKSEQFSDLNKQGHSILFDDDKTQTSDQPSKPSADKSNNDNYHE, encoded by the coding sequence ATGAGTATCATCTACGTATTAATACCTATCGCCATTTTATTCGTCATTATTGCTATTGGTATTTTCTTTTGGGCAGTAAAAAGTGAACAATTTTCAGATTTGAATAAACAGGGCCACAGTATCTTATTCGATGACGATAAAACACAAACAAGTGATCAACCGTCAAAACCATCAGCAGACAAGAGCAACAACGACAACTACCATGAATGA
- a CDS encoding sulfite exporter TauE/SafE family protein, with product MNEISLLSAFIMGLAGSGHCLVMCGGIASSLQLASKQLSAVVVTLFYNIGRVSSYALAGSLVALLGASLAKQNTSLAIILQLMSGIFMVLVAIYVMRLASTLKWLESFAKSLIWRHIVKLNRYLVPVNTKTKAFCYGALWGWLPCGLVYSALTWTLQAQSPFEGALIMLAFGAGTMPALIAIGQSAQLLQNFINHVATRIIMGNLLIWYGVYLIIIATDKLVH from the coding sequence ATGAATGAAATAAGCTTGCTAAGCGCATTTATAATGGGACTTGCAGGAAGTGGCCACTGCTTGGTGATGTGTGGCGGTATTGCCAGCTCGCTACAGCTGGCGAGCAAGCAGCTTTCTGCGGTTGTTGTTACTCTGTTTTACAATATCGGACGCGTCTCAAGCTATGCACTTGCAGGCAGCCTTGTCGCCCTACTCGGGGCAAGTCTCGCCAAGCAAAACACATCACTCGCCATTATATTACAATTGATGAGTGGTATTTTTATGGTGCTTGTCGCTATCTATGTAATGCGCTTAGCCAGCACCTTGAAATGGCTAGAGTCGTTTGCTAAAAGCTTAATTTGGCGCCATATTGTTAAGCTCAATCGCTACTTAGTTCCTGTCAATACAAAAACTAAAGCGTTTTGCTACGGAGCCTTATGGGGGTGGCTACCTTGCGGTCTAGTATATTCAGCTTTAACATGGACATTACAAGCCCAATCACCTTTCGAAGGAGCACTTATTATGCTCGCTTTTGGAGCGGGTACAATGCCTGCGCTTATCGCAATTGGACAATCAGCTCAACTGCTACAAAATTTTATAAATCATGTAGCTACTCGTATCATTATGGGTAATTTATTGATTTGGTATGGTGTTTACCTAATTATCATTGCAACTGATAAGTTAGTACATTAA
- a CDS encoding FNR family transcription factor: MDLSNQNRSKSQCTISCNNCSISQLCLPFSLNGSEMDKLDEIIERKKPLHKGDFLFESGTPLNAIFAVRSGSFKSYTLSEQGDEQITGFHLAGDLVGFDAINKMQHQSFAQALETSMVCEIPFDTLDELAGKLPKLRQQIMRLMSSEINYDQEMLLLLNKKTAEERLATFIYNLSNRFGERGFSRKEFRFTMTRGEIGNYLGLTVETISRLLSRFQKAGTIKVEGKFITIIDAAALAETAAITS, translated from the coding sequence ATGGACTTAAGTAATCAAAACCGCTCAAAGAGCCAATGCACAATCAGCTGCAATAATTGCAGTATCAGTCAACTTTGTCTCCCGTTTTCGCTTAATGGCAGCGAAATGGACAAATTAGATGAAATCATTGAACGTAAGAAACCACTGCATAAAGGGGATTTCCTTTTTGAGTCAGGCACGCCATTAAATGCCATCTTTGCTGTTCGTTCTGGTTCATTTAAAAGCTACACATTGTCCGAACAAGGTGATGAGCAAATCACAGGATTTCACCTTGCAGGCGATCTCGTAGGCTTTGACGCCATCAATAAAATGCAGCATCAGAGCTTTGCGCAAGCTTTAGAAACTTCCATGGTATGCGAAATCCCTTTTGACACCCTTGATGAATTAGCGGGTAAGCTGCCTAAGTTACGTCAACAGATCATGCGGTTAATGAGTAGTGAAATCAATTACGACCAAGAGATGTTATTATTATTGAATAAAAAAACTGCTGAAGAGCGCTTAGCAACTTTTATCTATAACCTTTCCAATCGCTTTGGCGAACGTGGTTTTTCCCGTAAAGAGTTCCGCTTTACGATGACGCGCGGTGAAATTGGTAACTACTTGGGTCTTACAGTAGAAACGATTAGTCGTTTACTCAGCCGCTTCCAAAAAGCAGGAACAATAAAGGTAGAAGGCAAGTTTATTACCATTATTGATGCTGCAGCCCTAGCTGAAACAGCCGCGATTACATCTTGA
- the uspE gene encoding universal stress protein UspE, with translation MDKIKSILTVIDPTKERQNSLERAINLAKRTGATITAFMSIYDFSYEMTTMLSKDEREAMREAVIKDREAWLADMIKGFSDVSIQTKVLWHNRPYEAIIKTVLTHDYDLVIKSTHQHDTLKSVIFTPTDWHLIRKCPAPLLLVKDHAWPDQGNIIAAVNSVSDNEQHQQLNKRIITDAQFLCELANAKLSLVNTYPATPVNIAIEIPEFNPSQYNEAVKKHHEDETFALAETYSIDRSDCIIKEGLPEDVIPYVAKDKDAELVVIGTVGRTGLSAALVGNTAEHVIDSLDCDVLALKPDGYKSPLED, from the coding sequence GTGGATAAAATCAAAAGTATACTCACAGTAATAGATCCAACCAAAGAGCGCCAAAATAGCTTAGAACGCGCTATCAATCTTGCCAAACGTACCGGCGCAACCATCACTGCATTCATGTCTATTTATGACTTCTCCTATGAAATGACCACAATGTTGTCTAAAGACGAGCGTGAAGCAATGCGTGAAGCGGTAATTAAAGACAGAGAAGCATGGCTCGCCGACATGATTAAGGGATTTTCCGATGTGAGTATCCAAACTAAGGTACTGTGGCATAACCGCCCCTACGAAGCAATTATCAAAACCGTGCTCACGCATGATTATGATTTGGTCATTAAATCGACGCATCAACACGATACGCTAAAGTCAGTTATCTTCACCCCGACCGACTGGCATTTAATTCGTAAATGCCCTGCACCACTATTGCTGGTTAAGGATCATGCTTGGCCAGATCAAGGAAACATTATTGCAGCTGTAAACTCTGTCAGCGATAACGAGCAACATCAACAACTCAATAAACGTATCATTACAGACGCCCAGTTTTTGTGTGAGTTGGCCAACGCCAAATTGAGCCTTGTAAATACCTACCCGGCAACACCAGTCAATATAGCGATTGAAATCCCCGAGTTTAACCCATCGCAATACAATGAAGCCGTTAAAAAGCACCATGAAGACGAAACGTTTGCACTCGCAGAAACTTATTCAATAGATAGAAGCGACTGTATCATCAAAGAAGGTCTACCAGAGGACGTTATTCCCTACGTTGCCAAAGATAAAGATGCTGAGCTGGTTGTCATTGGCACTGTCGGTCGCACTGGGCTGAGTGCAGCGCTTGTTGGCAATACTGCTGAGCATGTTATTGATAGCTTAGACTGTGATGTCTTAGCACTAAAGCCAGACGGCTATAAATCCCCATTAGAAGACTGA
- a CDS encoding PepSY-associated TM helix domain-containing protein, translating to MADKARQRKRLRKLYDLHAWVGFQLAAVMFVILATGTIATISNELDWLIFDEMRASQKPEEIKEQTAASWRNMYASIAERYPEGRIITLGTMGSDYFTYRARVTFEAKSDRYVHVDRWTHEVTGDIPLLTIQRFFRDLHRYLFMPAMPGLPIVTAFAFILLISVYTGLKTTRNWKVALWRLRVVQGTRVFLSDLHKVFGLWGLWFTALIIITGIWYLYEFSARVAGASLEPPAPKVEHITALENINMLSAKRFESAFEKAEHAIPNWTITTIQLPRADNVVLRFQGMSTNPLLRDRAHKVYINATTLEVLAIQQPKNMAWGNYLNEYADPLHFGYFAGITSKLIWFVFGFALTGLSFTGVMMTYKRTKSKSITSAQLATLPIFCLSAFYFYFWLARYT from the coding sequence ATGGCAGACAAAGCTAGACAAAGAAAGCGGCTACGCAAGCTATATGATTTACATGCCTGGGTAGGCTTTCAATTAGCGGCGGTCATGTTTGTGATCCTCGCAACGGGCACAATTGCAACCATTTCAAATGAATTAGATTGGCTTATTTTTGACGAAATGCGTGCGAGTCAAAAGCCCGAAGAGATAAAAGAGCAAACGGCGGCATCGTGGAGAAACATGTATGCGTCGATAGCTGAGCGCTATCCTGAAGGCCGAATTATTACATTGGGCACAATGGGAAGTGACTACTTTACCTATCGTGCAAGGGTAACTTTCGAGGCTAAAAGTGATAGGTATGTTCACGTCGACCGATGGACCCATGAAGTAACAGGTGATATTCCATTACTCACAATACAGCGCTTTTTTAGAGACTTGCATCGCTACCTATTTATGCCGGCAATGCCCGGACTACCAATTGTTACCGCTTTTGCATTCATTTTACTGATCTCTGTCTACACTGGACTGAAAACCACACGAAATTGGAAAGTTGCGCTTTGGCGTTTGAGAGTGGTACAAGGTACAAGAGTATTTTTGAGTGACCTGCATAAGGTTTTTGGCTTATGGGGATTGTGGTTTACTGCGCTTATAATAATCACGGGTATTTGGTATCTATATGAGTTTTCTGCACGGGTAGCGGGTGCGAGTTTGGAGCCTCCGGCTCCAAAAGTTGAGCATATTACAGCGCTAGAAAACATTAACATGCTCTCTGCAAAGAGATTTGAAAGCGCTTTTGAGAAGGCGGAGCATGCCATTCCTAATTGGACGATAACAACGATACAATTGCCAAGAGCAGATAATGTGGTACTGCGCTTTCAAGGAATGAGTACAAACCCTTTACTTCGAGATAGAGCGCACAAGGTTTATATAAACGCAACAACGTTAGAGGTTTTAGCAATACAGCAACCTAAAAATATGGCGTGGGGAAACTATCTTAACGAGTATGCAGATCCATTACACTTTGGTTATTTTGCGGGGATCACTTCTAAGCTTATATGGTTTGTGTTTGGCTTCGCATTAACCGGACTGTCGTTTACCGGTGTGATGATGACATACAAGCGCACTAAGTCTAAAAGTATAACGAGTGCACAGCTGGCGACATTGCCGATATTTTGCTTATCAGCATTTTACTTTTATTTCTGGCTTGCCAGGTATACATAA